A genome region from Anaerolineae bacterium includes the following:
- a CDS encoding patatin-like phospholipase family protein, whose protein sequence is MTPLYILRGIPLFKNLEDNDLKLIAGRLKSESYPKGALVFKEGDVGDTMYLVESGQVTVMHGDTGEAIAHLGPGAFVGEISLLLAQPRTASLRVDIDAELWALRKVDFEKLLNTRPSIGLEMMRELSQRLVTTTRRQKRRLTRRITALLIPPHSPGSPEIEWGGFELAQALYSQLKSTVGVLPLPNARLENIVTLSGGVMILDNDNLDEGYLAKSLSYQVEVYKHIIIILPDTPDPLAEKAMELADTVVVVGRPPDWFLPHRQKQDVWIAGGAEVDLWRTARRLTNRTVGLALSSGGSRGLAHIGVMKVLLQEEIPIDLVAGTSAGAWFGAFFAAGWSPARLDQFVTEIKDVTKFSNWDFNIPPRTGIAKGRKARDRVIDRSVEGRTFEDLKIPLCIVAADILTGDEVVFDSGPLADAIRASLSVPVLADPWHYQGRYFVDGGIVNPLPASVLRNRGADIVIASSVVQSLRESYAGSYDQMPNILQIVFNIYSAMEAHVVEDQLPLIDVLIQHKVSAKHTLDFEHVQDLVQLGENTARQMLPAIKQTIAHPPEG, encoded by the coding sequence TTGACCCCACTCTATATTTTGCGAGGCATCCCCCTTTTCAAAAATCTGGAAGATAACGACCTCAAATTGATTGCCGGTCGTTTGAAAAGTGAAAGTTATCCCAAAGGCGCTCTTGTTTTTAAAGAGGGCGACGTGGGCGATACCATGTACCTGGTGGAGTCAGGCCAGGTGACCGTGATGCATGGGGATACCGGCGAAGCCATTGCGCACCTGGGACCGGGCGCCTTTGTGGGGGAAATCTCACTGTTGCTGGCGCAGCCCCGCACGGCCAGCCTGCGGGTGGATATTGATGCAGAACTGTGGGCTTTACGAAAAGTGGATTTTGAAAAATTGTTGAACACCCGGCCCTCAATTGGCCTGGAGATGATGCGAGAGTTGAGCCAGCGGCTGGTTACCACCACGCGCCGCCAGAAACGGCGCCTGACCCGCCGGATCACGGCTTTGCTTATCCCGCCGCACTCGCCAGGCTCACCGGAGATTGAATGGGGTGGCTTTGAACTGGCCCAGGCCCTTTATTCTCAATTAAAAAGTACGGTGGGGGTGCTTCCTTTGCCTAACGCCAGGCTGGAAAATATCGTCACCCTCAGCGGCGGGGTGATGATTTTGGATAACGACAACCTGGACGAAGGTTATTTGGCCAAAAGTTTAAGCTACCAGGTTGAGGTTTACAAACACATCATTATCATCTTGCCCGATACCCCGGACCCCCTGGCCGAAAAGGCGATGGAACTGGCCGATACCGTGGTTGTTGTTGGCCGGCCGCCTGATTGGTTTTTACCGCACAGGCAAAAACAAGATGTTTGGATTGCCGGTGGGGCTGAGGTTGACCTATGGCGCACCGCGCGGCGTTTGACCAACCGCACCGTTGGCCTGGCCCTCTCCAGTGGCGGTTCGCGGGGCTTGGCCCATATTGGAGTGATGAAGGTTTTGCTTCAGGAAGAAATCCCCATTGATCTGGTGGCCGGCACCAGCGCCGGAGCCTGGTTTGGCGCGTTTTTTGCCGCCGGTTGGAGTCCCGCCCGCCTGGATCAATTTGTCACCGAAATCAAAGATGTCACCAAATTTTCAAATTGGGATTTTAATATCCCCCCCCGCACGGGCATTGCCAAAGGCCGCAAGGCGCGGGACAGGGTGATTGACCGTTCAGTGGAAGGTCGCACGTTTGAAGATTTGAAAATCCCGCTGTGCATTGTGGCTGCCGATATTTTGACCGGCGATGAAGTGGTATTTGACTCCGGTCCTCTGGCCGATGCCATTCGCGCCAGTCTCAGCGTGCCGGTGCTGGCCGACCCCTGGCATTACCAGGGCCGTTATTTTGTGGACGGTGGTATTGTTAACCCTTTGCCCGCCAGCGTGCTGCGCAATCGGGGGGCCGATATTGTGATTGCTTCTAGCGTCGTCCAATCCTTGCGCGAGTCTTACGCCGGCAGTTATGATCAAATGCCCAACATCCTGCAAATCGTTTTCAATATCTACAGCGCTATGGAAGCCCACGTGGTTGAAGACCAACTCCCCCTGATCGACGTTCTCATCCAACACAAAGTCTCGGCCAAACACACGCTAGATTTTGAGCACGTGCAAGACCTGGTGCAACTCGGCGAGAACACTGCCCGCCAGATGTTACCCGCTATTAAACAAACTATTGCCCATCCTCCCGAAGGGTGA